A genomic stretch from Strongyloides ratti genome assembly S_ratti_ED321, chromosome : 1 includes:
- a CDS encoding 28S ribosomal protein S25, mitochondrial, translating into MHGSMPLRRTYYYLEQGKIIFRDNVAVLTLGYHSKPKPEQEGAKSFVYWHWAQLQYKNPKVQLVKLRDVVITPYAQAFLHDGREVLFDLEGLKKEEIIDVISKTLGKTELVYKREHLEKMQLHNPASFGSDCDRQCMCEMQGQQPCTSLIEAPEYLKGKWRWNHNIV; encoded by the exons ATGCATGGATCGATGCCCTTGAGGCgaacatattattatttagaaCAAGGGAAAATTATATTTCGAGACAATGTAGCAGTTTTGACATTAGGATATCATAGTAAACCAAAACCAGAACAAGAAGGAGCAAAAAGTTTTGTGTATTGGCATTGGGCTCAGCTCCAATATAAAAATCCAAAAGTCCAACTGGTAAAGTTACGTGATGTTGTAATAACTCCTTATGCTCAGGCTTTCTTAC atGATGGAAGAGAAGTTTTATTTGACCTTGAaggattaaaaaaagaagaaataattGATGTGATATCAAAAACATTAGGAAAGACAGAATTAGTTTATAAAAGAGAGCATTTGGAGAAAATGCAACTTCATAATCCGGCATCATTTGGTAGTGATTGTGATAGGCAATGCATGTGTGAAATGCAAGGTCAACAACCTTGTACCAGTTTAATTGAAGCTCCTGAATATTTGAAAGGAAAATGGAGATGGAATCATAATATTgtttaa
- a CDS encoding Splicing factor 3B subunit 6-like protein codes for MAMAQKIRTQKLPAEVNRILFVKNMPFKITAEEMYTIFGKYGAIRQIRIGTTQETRGTAFVVYEDIFDAKNAYDHLNGYNVHNRYLVILYYQATKAYRNMNTDKARQKLEEIKERYGLSGDLEKEKDRLLSTPRRA; via the exons ATGGCTATGGCACAAAAAATTCGTACTCAAAAGTTACCTGCAGAGGTAAATAGAATTCTCTTTGTAAAGAATATgccttttaaaattacagcAGAAGAAATGTATACAATATTTGGAAAATATGGCGCTATAAGACAAATTAGAAt agGAACAACACAAGAAACTAGAGGTACAGCATTTGTTGTTTATGAAGATATTTTTGATGCAAAAAATGCTTATGATCATCTTAATGGATATAATGTACATAATAGATATttagttatattatattatcaagCTACAAAGGCATACCGTAATATGAATACAGATAAAGCTAGACAAAAATTAGAAGAAATCAAAGAAAGATATGGTTTATCTGGTGATCTTGAGAAAGAGAAGGATCGTCTTTTAAGTACTCCTAGAAGGgcttaa
- a CDS encoding Engulfment/cell motility, ELMO domain-containing protein: MPILLIEEPDEPFIQWISRIFYETLRCILTDSKVNKAITTVRVEEYFKNCDSKTFKLLEWESGDESDEASKFLEKDDEIVEIDDDIKDKLKFSMKQIKAYHFLICLVESWRAKKYDSENKEHEAKLYELWSLLKKNEKLKSRKSKQWEDIGFQGTDPATDFRGMGLLGLEQLIYFAKNDLDNCLKILQLSQHPTKGFPFAICSITISFIAKELLINGHLKKHFYNNNINLENVSIEDFHKTYMSLFKLFSNHWFFGNGLRDIMNFNVIKDEWTSIIEKFCSCDSANLLNLTTMQDIL; this comes from the exons atgcCCATTTTATTGATAGAAGAACCAGATGAACCATTTATACAATGGATTTCAAGGATATTTTATGa AACACTTCGTTGTATATTAACTGATTCTAAAGTTAATAAAGCAATTACAACAGTAAGAGttgaagaatattttaagaattgtgattctaaaacatttaaattattggAATGGGAATCTGGTGATGAAAGTGATGAAGcatcaaaatttttagagAAAGATGATGAAATTGTAGAAATAGATGatgatataaaagataaattaaaattttctatgaAACAAATAAAAGCATATCATTTTCTTATATGTCTTGTTGAGAGTTGGAGAGCCAAAAAATATGATTCAGAAAATAAGGAACATGAAGCAAAGCTTTATGAATTATggtcattattaaaaaaaaatgaaaaattaaaaagtagaAAAAGTAAGCAATGGGAAGATATAGGTTTTCAAGGTACTGATCCAGCAACAGATTTCAGAGGCATGGGTCTTTTAGGTCTTgaacaattaatatattttgctaaaaatgatttagataattgtttaaaaattcttcaaTTGTCACAACATCCAACAAAAGGATTTCCTTTTGCAATATGTAGTATAACAATAAGTTTCATTGCTAAGGAACTTCTTATTAATggacatttaaaaaaacacttttataacaataatataaatttagaaaatgtaTCTATAGAAGATTTTCATAAGACTTACATGAGTCtctttaaacttttttctaaTCATTGGTTTTTTGGAAATGGACTAAGAGATATTAtgaattttaatgttattaaagATGAATGGACTAgcataatagaaaaattttgttcATGTGATTCAGCAAatctattaaatttaacaacGATGCAAGATATACTTTAA
- a CDS encoding Acyl-coenzyme A thioesterase 8, whose translation MESERIISYKNIEDNNCYGYSQKFVDEHFELEYVSQNVYRSIKLKRRMDGIDVVFGGNLCAQSLCAAEKSVPSNFKPHSLHSYFILSAKPEDPVYFHVTILKDNRSFVSRIVEAKQYDKLVYYCTISFHVKEESSIEHQIKMPKVKMPEELKNTVELADKYLLDERYDIIRLKPHVKKILLDKLRDYRDDAQPFEARPVSPEHYFGLISYVGEPILLWVKAKDVLKDIDAYHRYLTAYISDYTLVYAADRQHVSHGYEPSMYFSLDHHIWFHEYNFRADEWLLYENRSTVARNGRAYAEGRFWTKDGKLIVSTAQESLNRTRNSKSKL comes from the exons atggaATCAGAAAGGATAatatcttataaaaatatagaagATAATAATTGTTATGGATATTCACAAAAATTTGTTGATGAACATTTCGAATTAGAATATGTTTCTCAAAATGTTTATAG aTCAATAAAACTAAAACGTCGAATGGATGGAATAGATGTTGTATTTGGAGGAAATTTATGTGCTCAATCTTTATGTGCTGCTGAAAAAAGTGTACCATCTAATTTTAAACCTCATTCGCTTcattcatattttattttaagtgCTAAGCCTGAAGATCCTGTTTATTTTCATGttacaatattaaaagataatcgAAGTTTTGTTAGTAGAATTGTTGAAGCTAAACAATATGACAAATTAGTATATTATTGCACAATTTCCTTTCATGTTAAAGAAGAATCATCTATTGaacatcaaataaaaatgccaaaagttaaaatgccagaagaattaaaaaatactgTTGAGTTAgctgataaatatttattagatGAAAGATATGACATTATAAGATTAAAACCtcatgttaaaaaaattttgttagaTAAGTTACGTGATTATCGTGATGATGCACAACCATTCGAAGCACGACCAGTCTCACCAGAACATTATTTTGGTTTAATTAGTTATGTTGGTGAACCAATATTATTATGGGTTAAAGCTAAAGAtgtattaaaagatattgatGCTTATCATAGATATTTGACTGCTTATATTAGTGATTATACCTTAGTTTATGCTGCTGATAGGCAACATGTATCACATGGCTATGAACCATCAATGTACTTTTCATTGGATCATCATATATGGTTTcatgaatataattttagaGCAGATGAATGGTTGTTGTATGAAAATAGAAGTACAGTAGCAAGGAATGGTCGAGCATATGCTGAGGGAAGATTTTGGACAAAAGATGGTAAATTAATTGTATCCACAGCTCAAGAATCCTTAAATAGAACAAGAAATTctaaatcaaaattataa
- a CDS encoding Arginase, with protein sequence MRLTFKFLTKQLNIIGLANGYGGRHLGCEEAVKVLKNSSIFKECKVPYKWNSIIEETVTGRSVNALEGIIKNSEQLCNETSKLIKENEELLVIGGDHSSAIGTWSGVATALRPKGDIGLLWVDAHMDSHTFETSFTGNIHGMPVAHLLGFGHDKLTRIGDNFPKIKPSNLALIGIRSYEPAEEKLLTSLGVKIFYMKDIHKYGLDKCMENAIEKVSKNTIGYGMSIDIDSFRVEDAPAVGTPEDDGIVAVEFMNFIKNANLDKLLVTEIVEFMPKKDDKNKKSEKLMKKLVESVYERRFRKNIPLSYNIL encoded by the exons atgcgcttaacatttaaatttcttaCTAAACagttaaatataattggCTTAGCCAATGGCTACGGTGGTAGACATTTAGGTTGTGAAGAGGCtgtaaaagttttaaaaaattcatctatttttaaagagTGTAAAGTTCCCTATAAATGGAATAGTATTATTGAAGAAACAGTTACTGGAAGAAGTGTTAATGCTTTAGAGGGAATTATTAAA aatagtGAACAATTATGTAATGAAACatctaaattaattaaagaaaatgaagAATTATTGGTTATTGGTGGAGATCATTCTTCAGCTATTGGTACTTGGAGTGGTGTAGCAACAGCATTACGACCTAAAGGAGATATAGGATTGTTGTGGGTTGATGCTCATATGGATAGTCATACATTTGAAACATCTTTTACTGGAAATATTCATGGTATGCCAGTTGCACATTTATTAGGTTTTGGTCATGATAAATTAACTAGAATTGGTGATAACTTTCCTAAAATTAAACCATCAAACTTAGCTCTTATTGGTATTAGAAGTTATGAACCCGCAGaggaaaaattattaacatcaTTAGgcgtaaaaatattttatatgaaagATATTCATAAATATGGTCTTGATAAATGTATGGAAAATGCTATTGAAAAAGTTAGTAAAAATACTATAGGATATGGTATGAGTATAGATATAGATAGTTTCCGTGTTGAAGATGCTCCAGCTGTAGGGACACCAGAAGATGATGGTATTGTTGCTGTAGAATTtatgaattttataaaaaatgctaatttagataaattattagtaaCAGAGATAGTTGAATTCATGCCaaaaaaagatgataaaaataaaaaaagtgaaaaattaatgaaaaaattggTAGAATCAGTATATGAAAGaagatttagaaaaaatatacctttatcatataacatactttaa
- a CDS encoding Ovarian tumour, otubain domain-containing protein, producing the protein MTVLDEDSSSPLEELKNRHKKEKKELQAQITKLKNQAKNDKKRKKEILGEVEKLQKELDERHKKEIDELNPDTISSTSNGDDELFLRYEAERQAAEKAREKARIKHEKHQEKKEEFNKKMSKLAAEQAVADLTSKKTLEAKEIQEKLDVYNRTVYEIAPDGDCLFNSISHQLSQHGIVYNGEDLRKIAAKHIEENKDDFFPYLMIEEDQFDKYIFETANIAANGGKWGGHPELKAISDSLKKKIEVVQSEMRNVIIGEEYDGSPIIITYHKNAYGLGEHYNSTIIRSTTV; encoded by the exons ATGACAGTTCTTGATGAGGATTCTTCCTCACCTTTGGAGGAGTTAAAAAATAGACataaaaaagagaaaaaagaattacaag CTCAGATAACTAAATTAAAGAATCAAGCAaagaatgataaaaaaaggaaaaaagaAATACTTGGTGAAGTtgaaaaattacaaaaagaaCTTGATGAGAGacataaaaaagaaattgatgAACTAAATCCTGATACTATCTCATCTACATCTAATGGGGAtgatgaattatttttacgaTATGAAGCTGAAAGACAAGCTGCTGAGAAAGCTCGTGAAAAAGCTCGTATCAAACATGAAAAACATCAAGAAAAGAAGGAagaatttaacaaaaaaatgtctAAATTAGCTGCTGAACAGGCTGTAGCTGATTTAACTTCAAAAAAAACGCTCGAAGCTAAAGAGATACAAGAAAAATTAGATGTTTATAATAGAACCGTATATGAGATAGCTCCAGATGGtgattgtttatttaattcaaTATCTCATCAACTTTCACAACATGGAATTGTATATAATGGTGAAGATTTAAGGAAAATTGCTGCTAAACATAtagaagaaaataaagaCGATTTTTTTCCATACCTTATGATAGAAGAAGAtcaatttgataaatatatttttgaaactGCAAATATTGCAGCTAATGGTGGTAAATGGGGTGGTCATCCAGAGTTAAAGGCAATTAGTGattctttaaaaaagaaaattgaaGTTGTTCAATCTGAAATGAGAAATGTTATTATTGGTGAAGAGTATGATGGTTCTCCTATTATTATTACCTATCATAAAAATGCTTATGGATTAGGTGAACATTACAATTCAACAATTATCAGGAGTACCACtgtttag